The Chitinophaga caeni genome segment TACCAGCTGTCACAAAAGATAATTACGGCGGATGAACTGAGCTTAGATTATTTAATAAACGAGATAACAAATGCATAAGACTTTTTTGATTTGGGCGGCGATATTAGGCGCATTGGCAGTGATACTGGGCGCTTTCGGCGCTCATAAATTGCAGGAGCTGGTTTCTGAAAAAGATGTTCATACTTTTCAAACCGGGGTGACATACCAGTTTTACCACGTTTTTGCCCTGTTGGCCGTAGGCATCTTGTATGCTTCTTATCCAACATCCAGCATGATCTGGGCAGGCAGGTGTTTCTTGATCGGTATCTTGTTATTTTCCGGTTCGCTATATGTAATGACATTAATGAAAACTACGGGTGATGTTGGCCTGCGCAAGCTTGGAATCATTACGCCGATCGGAGGGTTGTTCTTTATCGCCGGTTGGATCTGCCTATTGCTTTCGTTCTTAAAGAAATAAAAATGACCCCATGAGATTTTTAACCCGGTATCTATTTGGCTGTTTGTTTATAT includes the following:
- a CDS encoding DUF423 domain-containing protein, with amino-acid sequence MHKTFLIWAAILGALAVILGAFGAHKLQELVSEKDVHTFQTGVTYQFYHVFALLAVGILYASYPTSSMIWAGRCFLIGILLFSGSLYVMTLMKTTGDVGLRKLGIITPIGGLFFIAGWICLLLSFLKK